From the genome of Gracilinanus agilis isolate LMUSP501 chromosome 2, AgileGrace, whole genome shotgun sequence, one region includes:
- the ANKRD63 gene encoding ankyrin repeat domain-containing protein 63, producing MLKPKDLCPRAGTRTFLEAMQAGKVHLARFVLDALDRSIIDCRAEQGRTPLMVAVGLPDPTLRSRFVRLLLEQGAAVNLRDERGRTALSLACERGHLDAVQLLVQFSGDPEAADSAGNSPVMWAAACGHGAVLEFLVRSFRRLGLRLDRTNRAGLTALQLAAARGHGPCVQALTGPWGRAAAAAAARARGSTSDSPPGRSSAAPSPERRRPSPRRLPRPLLARFARAAGGHGGETGSGGKGSGRQRSFGNERPEFGRSMSLALGSVTEEEAARVRAAAQLPRSNSPQASGTGRWRSQELLEGKALTLIKAPGGLTLHPEGGPGRGRLGLRRRSTAPDIPSLVGEAQGSDGGLEQEPDSLPLSLPGQQTPWQEGTEAEAVVLQAQR from the coding sequence ATGCTGAAGCCAAAGGATCTGTGCCCTCGGGCGGGCACTCGCACTTTTCTGGAGGCTATGCAAGCTGGCAAGGTGCATCTGGCACGTTTTGTCCTGGATGCCCTGGACCGTAGCATCATCGACTGTCGGGCGGAACAGGGGCGCACGCCACTCATGGTGGCGGTGGGGCTGCCAGACCCCACGCTCAGATCCCGCTTCGTGCGGCTGCTGCTGGAGCAGGGCGCGGCCGTGAATCTTCGAGATGAGCGGGGCCGTACGGCGCTGAGCCTGGCCTGCGAGCGCGGCCACCTGGACGCCGTGCAGCTGCTGGTGCAGTTCAGTGGCGACCCCGAGGCGGCCGATTCGGCAGGCAACAGCCCAGTGATGTGGGCCGCAGCGTGTGGCCACGGAGCTGTGCTCGAGTTCCTGGTGCGCTCTTTCCGCCGCCTTGGCTTGCGCCTCGACCGCACCAACCGCGCCGGCCTCACTGCGCTGCAGCTTGCGGCTGCCCGAGGCCACGGTCCTTGCGTCCAAGCGCTCACGGGGCCCTGGGGCCGTGCTGCGGCTGCCGCGGCCGCCCGCGCACGGGGCTCTACCTCGGACAGTCCCCCAGGCCGGTCCAGCGCTGCGCCCAGCCCTGAGCGTCGTCGGCCTAGCCCCCGCCGCCTGCCGCGGCCCCTTCTGGCCCGCTTCGCCCGGGCAGCTGGCGGCCATGGAGGTGAAACCGGTTCCGGGGGCAAGGGCTCAGGCCGACAAAGATCGTTTGGCAACGAGCGGCCAGAATTTGGCCGCAGCATGAGTTTGGCGCTGGGCTCCGTGACCGAAGAGGAGGCTGCGCGGGTCCGAGCAGCAGCTCAGCTCCCCAGGTCAAATTCTCCCCAGGCGTCGGGCACCGGGAGGTGGCGCTCTcaggagctcctggagggcaaagCTCTGACCCTAATCAAGGCTCCTGGTGGGCTCACCCTCCATCCTGAGGGCGGCCCCGGGAGAGGCCGTCTCGGTCTGCGCCGCCGTTCTACTGCGCCGGACATCCCCAGTCTAGTGGGGGAGGCGCAAGGTTCAGACGGCGGGCTGGAGCAGGAGCCTGACTCGCTACCCCTCTCTCTGCCGGGCCAGCAGACCCCCTGGCAGGAGGGTACCGAGGCAGAAGCAGTGGTCTTGCAAGCTCAGCGGTGA